The proteins below come from a single Halomicroarcula saliterrae genomic window:
- a CDS encoding excinuclease ABC subunit C, translating to MDADGVRERASALPDEPGIYQFEDGDGRVLYVGKAVSLRERVRSYADPRSHRIAKMVQRAAAIDFAVTDTETQALLLEANLIKRHRPPYNVRLKDDKSYPLVQFTDHAVPRIEVTRDPDEGATVYGPFTDKGRVETVVKALRETYGLRGCSDHKYSNRDRPCLDYEMGICTAPCTGEISRSDYAADVESARRFFEGEVGALADPLRREMEHAAQDREFERAANLRDKLGAVEALHGESDTAVSDAGSGAATDVLGAVVEGDRAVVARLHAEGGKLVERDRYTLDAPDGEGPAGVYRAFIPQFYAERELPSRILCGEDPADADIERWLDGEGVSLRVPGAGREATLVDLALKNAQQRGGRDDGVAALADALGIDRPTRIEGFDVSHAQGKSAVGSNVLAVDGDPDTSGYRRKKLTERNDDYANMRELVRWRAARAVEGRDDRPDPDLLLIDGGDGQLGAARDALAETGWDVPAIALAKDEELVVTPERAYDWADDAPHLHLLQRVRDEAHRFAVQYHQTLRDEVSTPLDDLPGIGPATRKALLRRFGSVERIRAADSEELTTVDGVGSATAETIRTRL from the coding sequence ATGGACGCAGACGGCGTTCGCGAGCGGGCGAGTGCGCTCCCCGACGAGCCCGGCATCTACCAGTTCGAGGACGGCGACGGGCGCGTCCTCTACGTCGGCAAGGCCGTCTCGCTGCGTGAGCGGGTTCGTTCGTACGCCGACCCGCGCAGCCACCGTATCGCGAAGATGGTCCAGCGGGCGGCGGCCATCGACTTCGCGGTCACCGACACCGAGACGCAGGCGCTCCTGCTGGAAGCCAACCTTATAAAACGCCACCGGCCGCCGTACAACGTCCGGCTGAAAGACGACAAGTCCTACCCGCTGGTCCAGTTCACCGACCACGCAGTCCCGCGCATCGAGGTGACCCGGGACCCCGACGAAGGGGCGACCGTCTACGGTCCGTTCACCGACAAGGGCCGCGTGGAGACGGTCGTGAAGGCCCTGCGGGAGACCTACGGGCTGCGGGGCTGTTCGGACCACAAGTACAGCAACCGCGACCGGCCGTGTCTCGACTACGAGATGGGTATCTGCACCGCGCCCTGTACCGGCGAGATCTCCCGGAGCGACTACGCCGCCGACGTCGAGAGCGCCAGACGCTTCTTCGAGGGCGAGGTGGGCGCGCTCGCTGACCCGCTCCGACGGGAGATGGAGCACGCCGCTCAGGACCGGGAGTTCGAGCGGGCCGCGAACCTGCGGGACAAACTGGGCGCCGTCGAGGCGCTCCACGGCGAGAGCGACACCGCCGTCAGCGACGCGGGCAGCGGGGCCGCGACCGACGTGCTGGGCGCCGTCGTCGAGGGCGACAGGGCGGTCGTCGCACGGCTCCACGCCGAGGGCGGGAAACTGGTCGAACGCGACCGGTACACGCTCGATGCCCCCGACGGCGAGGGGCCGGCCGGCGTCTACCGGGCGTTCATCCCGCAGTTCTACGCCGAGCGGGAGCTCCCCAGCCGAATCCTCTGTGGGGAGGACCCGGCCGACGCGGACATCGAGCGGTGGCTCGACGGCGAAGGCGTCTCCCTGCGGGTTCCCGGGGCCGGCCGGGAGGCGACGCTCGTGGACCTGGCGCTGAAGAACGCCCAGCAGCGCGGCGGGCGCGACGACGGCGTGGCCGCGCTGGCCGACGCGCTGGGTATCGACCGCCCGACGCGCATCGAGGGGTTCGACGTGAGTCACGCACAGGGGAAAAGCGCCGTCGGGTCGAACGTCCTCGCCGTCGACGGCGACCCCGACACGAGCGGCTACCGGCGCAAGAAGCTCACCGAGCGCAACGACGACTACGCCAACATGCGCGAGCTCGTCCGCTGGCGGGCGGCGCGTGCCGTCGAAGGCAGGGACGACCGCCCGGACCCCGACCTGCTGCTCATCGACGGCGGCGACGGGCAACTCGGAGCCGCCCGGGACGCGCTGGCCGAGACCGGCTGGGACGTACCCGCTATCGCGCTCGCGAAGGACGAGGAACTGGTCGTCACGCCGGAGCGGGCGTACGACTGGGCCGACGACGCCCCCCACCTGCATCTCCTCCAGCGGGTCCGGGACGAGGCCCACCGATTTGCCGTCCAGTACCACCAGACGCTGCGGGACGAGGTATCGACACCGCTCGACGACCTCCCGGGCATCGGTCCCGCGACCCGCAAGGCCCTGCTCCGGCGCTTTGGCAGCGTCGAGCGCATCCGTGCGGCCGACAGCGAGGAGCTGACCACCGTCGACGGCGTCGGGAGCGCCACAGCGGAGACGATTCGGACGCGGCTGTGA
- a CDS encoding helix-turn-helix domain-containing protein, protein MSVIAHLRVHANSFELGRILDISSGSSIVLENLVPLGEQAVPFFSIFGTDESQAFREAVQDHPSVRDIQEVSSHDDRTLFALDWDVTEDRLFRGIHETNANLLSATGGPQTWEIELRFHSHESLGSFKAYCSDANITLEVGRIYNPTRPESGPFYGLTQRQRDTLVRAVQGGYYSLPRELSTQDLADEFGISDQAVTERLRRAIVALVDNSLVAAIEAQDEFDPSGREL, encoded by the coding sequence ATGAGCGTTATCGCGCATCTGCGTGTCCATGCCAACTCGTTTGAGTTGGGACGGATTCTGGACATCTCCAGCGGGAGCAGCATCGTCCTCGAGAACTTGGTGCCACTCGGGGAGCAGGCTGTCCCTTTCTTCTCTATTTTCGGCACGGACGAGAGTCAGGCGTTCAGGGAGGCGGTACAGGACCACCCCTCCGTGCGTGATATCCAGGAGGTGAGCTCACACGACGACCGGACGCTGTTCGCCCTCGACTGGGACGTCACCGAAGACCGCCTGTTCCGGGGCATCCACGAGACGAACGCCAACCTGCTCAGCGCCACCGGCGGGCCACAGACGTGGGAGATCGAGCTCCGATTCCACTCTCACGAGTCGCTGGGTTCGTTCAAGGCGTACTGCTCGGACGCGAACATCACGCTCGAAGTCGGTCGCATCTACAACCCGACGCGACCGGAGAGCGGCCCGTTCTACGGGCTGACACAGCGCCAGCGCGACACGCTGGTGCGGGCGGTGCAAGGGGGGTACTACTCGCTGCCCCGGGAGCTGTCTACGCAGGACCTGGCCGACGAGTTCGGCATCTCCGACCAGGCGGTGACCGAGCGCCTCCGGCGCGCTATCGTCGCGCTCGTGGACAACTCGCTGGTCGCGGCGATAGAGGCCCAGGATGAGTTCGACCCGTCGGGACGGGAGCTGTAG
- a CDS encoding pyridoxal-phosphate-dependent aminotransferase family protein — protein sequence MTKKQEYTGDYPEKTLYLPGPTEVRDDVVQEMAQPMFGHRMDRMTDLYTTIVEDTKEFLDTDDNVIVLSASGTEFWEATTLNLVEDNMLVGTSGSFSERQANVAERLGKSVDRVEYDWGTAVKPEDIRDALESSDEGYDAVGVVMNETSTGVRNPVEEIGDLLGDYPDTYFVVDAISCLGGDYIDIEAHNIDAIFTSTQKAFAMPPGLAVCTVSDAAYERELEKDSASWYGGFQRCLDYYDRKGQTHSTPAIPIMLAYRKQMKHMLEEGHEARDQRHQDMKEYTHEWAREHFGLFAEEGYESQTVTCVENTQDIDVAATVEAVSEEYDMVFSSGYGDLSEESFRIGHMGEHTVESIEALTDAIEDVAGL from the coding sequence GTGACCAAGAAACAGGAATACACAGGCGATTATCCCGAGAAGACGCTGTATCTCCCCGGCCCGACCGAAGTTCGTGACGACGTCGTTCAGGAGATGGCCCAGCCGATGTTCGGCCACCGGATGGACCGGATGACCGACCTCTATACGACCATCGTCGAGGACACGAAGGAGTTCCTCGACACCGACGACAACGTCATCGTCCTGTCGGCCTCCGGCACCGAGTTCTGGGAGGCGACGACCCTGAACCTCGTCGAGGACAACATGCTGGTTGGGACCTCCGGGAGCTTCAGCGAACGTCAGGCCAACGTCGCGGAGCGACTCGGCAAATCGGTCGACCGCGTCGAGTACGACTGGGGCACGGCGGTCAAGCCCGAGGACATCCGTGACGCGCTGGAGTCGAGCGACGAGGGGTACGACGCTGTCGGCGTCGTGATGAACGAGACCTCCACGGGCGTGCGCAACCCCGTCGAGGAGATCGGTGACCTGCTCGGCGACTACCCGGACACGTACTTCGTCGTCGACGCCATCTCCTGTCTGGGCGGCGACTACATCGACATCGAGGCCCACAACATCGACGCCATCTTCACCTCGACCCAGAAGGCCTTCGCGATGCCGCCCGGCCTCGCGGTGTGTACCGTCAGCGACGCCGCCTACGAGCGCGAACTGGAGAAAGACTCCGCCTCGTGGTACGGCGGTTTCCAGCGCTGTCTGGACTACTACGACCGGAAGGGCCAGACCCATTCTACTCCTGCTATCCCCATCATGCTGGCCTACCGCAAGCAGATGAAACACATGCTCGAAGAGGGCCACGAGGCCCGCGACCAGCGCCACCAGGACATGAAGGAGTACACCCACGAGTGGGCCAGAGAGCACTTCGGCCTGTTCGCCGAGGAGGGGTACGAGTCCCAGACGGTGACCTGCGTCGAGAACACGCAGGACATCGACGTGGCCGCGACGGTCGAGGCCGTCTCCGAGGAGTACGACATGGTGTTTTCCAGCGGCTACGGCGACCTGAGCGAGGAGTCGTTCCGCATCGGTCACATGGGCGAACACACCGTCGAGTCCATCGAGGCGCTCACCGACGCCATCGAAGACGTCGCTGGGCTGTAA
- a CDS encoding alpha/beta fold hydrolase → MVTDGAVTAEGNRIHYREGGSGPTVVLLHGGIIDAAHVSWPPVIDRLTPDYRVVAPDLLGYGESEVPPGSYSIQRHAAVVAGVLDELDLGPVTLVGVSVGGGVAMQVALDRPDLVARLVPIDSYGLGRELPNGLLSYALARVQLGNEIAVAAFRRSRRLTRASLGGIVHDLDSLPAAAVDAVYREVQRPTAGVAFRRFRDAEVTRGGYRTTFTDRFTEFSVPTHVLHGAHDDLFPVAWARRAVDRIPGAELTVLGDCAHWAPRENPAAVAEHVESAISAG, encoded by the coding sequence ATGGTCACTGACGGCGCCGTCACGGCCGAGGGCAATCGCATCCACTACCGCGAGGGAGGCTCCGGGCCGACCGTCGTCTTGCTCCACGGCGGCATCATCGACGCCGCTCATGTCTCGTGGCCGCCCGTCATCGACCGGCTCACGCCGGACTATCGGGTCGTCGCCCCGGACCTGCTCGGCTACGGCGAGAGCGAGGTGCCTCCGGGGTCCTACTCCATCCAGCGACACGCCGCGGTGGTCGCGGGCGTGCTCGACGAACTCGACCTGGGGCCAGTGACGCTCGTCGGGGTCTCCGTGGGCGGCGGTGTCGCGATGCAGGTCGCGCTGGACCGGCCCGACCTCGTCGCGCGACTGGTCCCCATCGACTCGTACGGACTCGGCCGTGAACTCCCGAACGGCCTGCTCTCGTACGCGCTCGCCCGCGTCCAGCTGGGCAACGAGATCGCTGTCGCCGCCTTCCGCCGGAGTCGGCGGCTCACGCGCGCGAGTCTCGGTGGTATCGTCCACGATCTCGACAGCTTGCCCGCGGCGGCCGTCGACGCCGTCTACCGGGAGGTCCAGCGGCCCACCGCCGGTGTGGCGTTTCGACGGTTCCGCGACGCCGAGGTCACACGCGGGGGGTACCGGACGACGTTTACCGACCGATTCACCGAGTTCTCCGTGCCGACACACGTGCTCCACGGCGCTCACGACGACCTGTTCCCGGTGGCGTGGGCGCGGCGGGCCGTCGACCGGATTCCCGGCGCGGAGCTGACGGTACTCGGCGACTGCGCTCACTGGGCACCCAGAGAGAATCCGGCGGCGGTCGCAGAACACGTCGAGTCGGCGATTTCGGCCGGCTGA
- a CDS encoding TIGR00341 family protein, with protein sequence MRVVEISVPVGERAAVVDTLEAADIDYYLTSETSGRGGVEDYAAIVTFPLPRNAVEPVIDDLRDAGLSDDAHVIISDVEVDLSRRFQQLLDRYSAEMSWQIRISRAELRIRARELSPGNKTFLVLTVTSSLVATAGLLLDSAAVVVGAMVIAPLMGPALSASVGTALDDPAMFRRGVGLQVVGVSLAVVTAGAFASLLRLIPLFPPGQDITRIAEIGGRLAPDFLSLVIALGAGVAGIFSLSSGASAVLVGVMIAAALIPPAAAAGIAVAWGEPFAAFSAGVLVLVNVLAINLSALVTLRYLGYQPRDSAKREHSRSTTLKRAAVLLVLISVLSVFLGGITFASVQDAQFERSVRTATDETLTRPAYDGLELVEFTVDYAGPSLALPRAVLSEVVPVHRPRRVVVTVATPSDRPYPQLADRVQRRVRAETGHDVTVEVRYIETDTARPSSQAPLPPNAAR encoded by the coding sequence ATGCGAGTCGTCGAAATCAGCGTTCCCGTCGGTGAACGAGCCGCGGTCGTCGACACACTGGAAGCAGCGGATATCGACTACTATCTGACGTCGGAGACCAGCGGTCGGGGCGGGGTCGAAGACTACGCGGCTATCGTCACCTTTCCGCTGCCCAGGAACGCCGTCGAACCGGTCATCGACGACCTCCGCGACGCCGGGCTCAGCGACGACGCACACGTCATCATCAGCGACGTCGAGGTCGACCTCTCGCGACGGTTCCAGCAGTTGCTGGACCGCTACAGTGCGGAGATGAGCTGGCAGATACGCATCTCCCGCGCGGAGCTCCGCATCCGGGCGCGCGAGCTGTCTCCCGGCAACAAGACCTTTCTCGTCCTGACGGTCACCAGTTCGCTCGTCGCGACGGCGGGGCTGTTGCTCGATTCGGCGGCCGTCGTCGTCGGTGCGATGGTCATCGCCCCGCTCATGGGGCCGGCGCTGTCCGCGAGTGTCGGCACGGCGCTCGACGACCCGGCGATGTTCCGTCGCGGGGTCGGGCTCCAGGTCGTCGGCGTCTCTCTCGCGGTCGTGACTGCCGGGGCGTTCGCCTCGCTCCTTCGGCTGATACCGCTGTTTCCCCCGGGGCAGGATATCACGCGCATCGCGGAAATCGGCGGGCGCCTCGCGCCTGATTTCCTCTCGCTCGTCATCGCGCTCGGCGCGGGCGTCGCCGGGATTTTCAGCCTCTCCTCGGGGGCGTCGGCGGTGCTCGTCGGAGTGATGATAGCCGCCGCGCTCATTCCGCCCGCCGCTGCAGCGGGCATCGCCGTCGCCTGGGGAGAGCCCTTCGCGGCGTTCAGCGCCGGGGTGCTCGTGCTCGTGAACGTCCTCGCCATCAACCTCTCTGCGCTCGTAACGCTCCGGTATCTCGGGTATCAGCCCCGGGACTCGGCGAAGCGGGAACACTCACGGAGCACGACGCTCAAGCGCGCCGCCGTCTTGCTCGTCCTCATCTCGGTGTTGTCGGTCTTCCTGGGGGGTATCACGTTCGCCTCGGTCCAGGACGCCCAGTTCGAGCGGAGCGTCAGGACGGCGACCGACGAGACGCTCACTCGTCCGGCCTACGACGGCCTCGAACTCGTCGAATTCACCGTCGACTACGCCGGTCCGTCACTCGCGCTCCCCCGGGCGGTGCTGTCCGAGGTGGTCCCCGTACATCGACCGCGGCGAGTCGTCGTCACCGTCGCGACGCCGTCCGACCGACCGTACCCACAGCTCGCCGACCGGGTGCAGCGGCGCGTCCGAGCGGAGACCGGCCACGACGTGACCGTCGAGGTCCGGTACATCGAAACCGATACTGCCCGTCCGTCGTCACAGGCGCCGCTCCCCCCGAACGCCGCTCGCTGA
- a CDS encoding DUF5518 domain-containing protein, producing the protein MNINWRAVLTGFVVAIALGAFVSWAGSLTESSVYLLALPGLVGGFVAGYMVSGVGNGAIHGALATIVGALVLLVALTIGAALFVGVVPAVAGASVAVLALFVQAIPGGVAGAIGGWMKRRRVREPTTATTPR; encoded by the coding sequence ATGAACATCAACTGGCGTGCAGTACTGACCGGATTCGTCGTCGCGATCGCTCTCGGAGCGTTCGTCTCGTGGGCGGGCTCGCTCACGGAGAGCTCCGTCTACCTCCTCGCGCTGCCCGGACTCGTCGGCGGCTTCGTCGCCGGCTACATGGTGTCGGGCGTCGGCAACGGGGCGATACACGGTGCACTGGCCACCATCGTCGGTGCGCTGGTCCTCCTCGTCGCTCTGACTATCGGCGCCGCCCTGTTCGTCGGGGTCGTCCCCGCCGTCGCCGGCGCCTCGGTCGCCGTGCTCGCCCTGTTCGTGCAGGCGATACCCGGCGGCGTCGCCGGCGCAATCGGTGGCTGGATGAAGCGCCGCCGGGTCCGCGAACCGACCACGGCGACGACGCCTCGCTAG
- a CDS encoding SDR family oxidoreductase: protein MANSDIELSAPELTEGDFLRIDDPQFGTENVAVVTGAASGIGRATAVGLAANGLTVIGADIDAEGLDETADIAEGFDAPGTVHGVETDLTDDGDVEAVVEAAADEGALRYVANIAGMQHIASIAEFPMEKYDLLLDIMLRSPFKMAQEAIPHIEATDDGVGAIANMSSVHGHYATKDKAAYITAKHGLAGLTRSIAVEGSGTLRGFSVSVGYVLTPLMVNQIEDTAEERDISKREVVENVMLGQARTKEMMTPAEVANLFVFGFSSHAKHLNGGDLLFDGGYTHTYE from the coding sequence ATGGCTAACTCGGATATAGAACTCTCCGCACCGGAACTGACCGAGGGTGACTTCCTCCGAATCGACGACCCGCAGTTCGGGACCGAAAACGTCGCCGTCGTCACGGGCGCGGCCTCCGGCATCGGCCGGGCGACGGCGGTCGGGCTCGCGGCCAACGGGCTGACCGTGATCGGCGCAGATATCGACGCCGAGGGTCTGGACGAGACGGCCGACATCGCCGAGGGGTTCGACGCACCGGGGACCGTCCACGGCGTCGAGACCGACCTGACCGACGACGGCGACGTCGAGGCCGTCGTCGAAGCCGCGGCCGACGAGGGCGCGCTCAGATACGTCGCTAACATCGCCGGCATGCAACACATCGCCAGCATTGCCGAGTTCCCGATGGAGAAGTACGACCTACTGCTCGACATCATGCTCCGGTCGCCGTTCAAGATGGCCCAGGAGGCCATCCCGCACATCGAGGCCACCGACGACGGCGTCGGTGCCATCGCCAACATGTCCTCGGTCCACGGCCACTACGCGACCAAGGACAAGGCGGCCTACATCACCGCGAAACACGGGTTAGCTGGACTCACTCGTTCGATTGCCGTCGAGGGTAGCGGCACCCTCCGGGGGTTCTCGGTCAGCGTCGGTTACGTGTTGACGCCGCTGATGGTGAACCAGATAGAAGACACCGCCGAGGAACGGGACATCTCGAAGCGCGAGGTCGTCGAGAACGTGATGCTCGGGCAGGCCCGCACGAAAGAGATGATGACGCCGGCGGAGGTCGCGAACCTCTTCGTCTTTGGCTTCTCTTCGCACGCGAAACACCTCAACGGCGGCGACCTGCTGTTCGACGGCGGGTACACCCACACGTACGAGTGA
- a CDS encoding M48 family metallopeptidase has protein sequence MNPGRRFVLATVGLGSLVVYLLVGVVAYRFLLLVWAQRPPTAVVVATVLGTALLFGVVSYWTGTARLKRSLDAVLLPRSRAPALYRRYDRLTDRMRAGEPSLLVARLPVPNAFAVGGPGGAIVVDRRLFALLSLDEMETLLAHELAHFERRDALVQTLGYSLTQSLVGLVGIALFPVIVVTGGIARALALLRGNPESWSRSWLGRAQRGALGAVALLGFAVTLLVLSYSRRREWAADDRAATVTGNPLALARALRKIERASTPDMGPLTPLYVHGTEDNPLSKLLSTHPPMGDRVARLKQMAGLEV, from the coding sequence ATGAATCCGGGGCGGCGATTCGTGCTGGCGACGGTAGGCCTCGGTTCGCTGGTGGTGTATCTCCTCGTCGGCGTCGTGGCCTACCGGTTCCTCCTCCTTGTGTGGGCCCAGCGCCCGCCGACGGCGGTCGTCGTCGCAACCGTCCTCGGCACGGCGCTGCTCTTTGGCGTCGTCAGCTACTGGACGGGGACGGCACGGCTCAAGCGGTCGCTGGACGCGGTTCTCTTGCCCCGGTCGCGGGCGCCGGCGCTGTACCGACGATACGACCGGCTGACCGACCGGATGCGCGCCGGCGAGCCGTCGCTGCTGGTCGCTCGGCTCCCGGTGCCCAACGCCTTCGCCGTCGGTGGGCCGGGCGGGGCCATCGTCGTCGACCGGCGGCTCTTTGCCCTGCTGTCGCTCGACGAGATGGAGACGCTGCTGGCCCACGAGCTCGCACACTTCGAGCGCCGGGACGCGCTGGTCCAGACGCTCGGCTACAGCCTCACCCAGAGCCTCGTCGGGCTCGTCGGCATCGCGCTGTTCCCGGTCATCGTGGTGACGGGCGGCATCGCCCGGGCGCTCGCACTGCTCCGGGGGAACCCCGAGTCGTGGTCCCGGTCGTGGCTCGGACGGGCCCAGCGCGGGGCGCTGGGCGCCGTCGCCCTGCTCGGCTTCGCCGTGACACTGCTGGTGCTCTCGTACTCCAGACGCCGGGAGTGGGCGGCCGACGACCGGGCGGCGACGGTCACCGGGAACCCGCTGGCGCTCGCCCGGGCGCTCCGCAAGATAGAGCGCGCTTCGACGCCGGACATGGGACCGTTGACACCCCTGTACGTCCACGGAACCGAGGACAACCCCCTGTCGAAGCTGCTGTCGACGCATCCGCCGATGGGCGACCGCGTGGCCCGCCTCAAACAGATGGCGGGCCTGGAGGTCTAG
- a CDS encoding DUF7344 domain-containing protein, which produces MTENSTLAGADKLGPALEVLANRYRRELLLALLIENPQNDDDRDPLDIIDPPQEPELLETELFHKHLPKLEAMGFIEWDRDSGKVVKGPDWDDIEPVLSLIYHHQDELPSGWLSSGD; this is translated from the coding sequence ATGACGGAAAATTCGACGTTGGCCGGGGCGGACAAGCTCGGTCCCGCACTGGAGGTTCTCGCAAACAGGTACCGACGGGAGTTGCTGCTGGCACTCCTGATAGAGAACCCACAGAACGACGACGACCGCGACCCGCTCGACATCATCGACCCCCCACAGGAACCCGAACTGCTCGAAACCGAGCTGTTTCACAAACACCTGCCGAAGCTCGAGGCGATGGGGTTCATCGAGTGGGACCGAGACAGCGGGAAGGTAGTGAAAGGACCCGACTGGGACGATATCGAACCCGTGCTCTCGCTTATCTACCATCACCAGGACGAGCTGCCGTCCGGCTGGCTCTCCAGTGGCGATTGA
- a CDS encoding PKD domain-containing protein, whose amino-acid sequence MAYGIKLPALVAVALLLTGFATAGATVSDESAASIGVTPAKRAALAENESTNEPPTAEANGPYEVGEGGTVSLFSQGSSDPDGAVDSTSWWVADGPGSISDGEYEAPSSVSNGTTVTVELTVRDDDGAAATDRATILIDNDNAAPTVVLPDNVTVSTGAVVTLAADRVRDPDGYVTTTRWELLDGVGTLSGDTYRAPSAVTDGDAATVQFTASDRRGETTRRNLTVRVEDSNLPPTADAGGNYTTTAGDAVRLNATASTDPDSRLRRLSWTVVDGPGAVSLGRYQPPSEVNTTTRVTVRLTAVDTAGARDNATATVVVEPDPSPEVTDGGTETPTAAPSPEVTDGGTETPTATPSPEVTDSGTETPTATPSPGRITVTASRTATDTARTGLTSTDTTDGSGSGSSGPAMLVVAVTFVTAVALAFVAGRRSA is encoded by the coding sequence ATGGCGTACGGAATTAAACTGCCGGCGCTGGTCGCAGTCGCCCTCCTCCTGACCGGGTTCGCGACCGCGGGTGCCACGGTGAGCGACGAGTCAGCGGCGTCGATCGGTGTGACACCCGCCAAACGGGCCGCGCTGGCCGAGAACGAGTCGACAAACGAGCCACCGACCGCGGAGGCCAACGGGCCCTACGAGGTCGGAGAGGGCGGAACGGTGTCGCTCTTCTCCCAGGGGTCGAGCGACCCTGACGGGGCCGTCGACTCGACCTCCTGGTGGGTGGCCGATGGTCCCGGCTCTATCTCCGACGGGGAGTACGAGGCCCCGAGCAGTGTCAGCAACGGCACCACAGTCACCGTCGAACTGACCGTTCGTGACGACGACGGGGCCGCGGCGACCGACAGGGCGACGATTCTCATCGACAACGACAACGCCGCCCCGACGGTGGTGCTGCCCGACAACGTCACCGTTTCGACCGGTGCGGTCGTCACGCTGGCGGCCGACCGGGTCCGGGACCCGGACGGCTACGTCACCACCACCCGCTGGGAGCTGCTCGATGGCGTCGGCACGCTGTCGGGGGACACGTATCGGGCCCCGTCCGCCGTGACCGACGGTGACGCCGCGACCGTCCAGTTCACCGCCAGCGACAGACGGGGGGAGACGACCCGGCGAAATCTGACGGTCCGTGTCGAGGACTCGAACCTCCCGCCGACCGCCGACGCCGGCGGCAACTACACCACGACCGCGGGCGACGCCGTCAGGCTGAACGCCACTGCGTCGACGGACCCGGACAGCCGACTGCGCCGGCTCTCCTGGACGGTCGTCGATGGGCCCGGCGCCGTCAGTCTCGGCCGCTACCAGCCACCGTCCGAAGTGAACACGACGACGCGCGTGACCGTCCGACTGACTGCCGTCGACACGGCCGGTGCTCGCGACAACGCCACTGCGACCGTCGTCGTCGAGCCCGACCCGTCGCCAGAAGTCACGGACGGTGGGACTGAGACGCCGACAGCGGCGCCGTCCCCTGAGGTTACGGACGGCGGGACCGAGACGCCGACAGCGACGCCGTCGCCCGAAGTCACGGACAGTGGGACCGAGACGCCGACAGCGACGCCGTCGCCCGGACGGATAACCGTGACAGCCAGCCGGACGGCGACGGACACGGCTCGCACCGGTCTCACGTCTACTGACACCACCGACGGGTCGGGCTCGGGTTCGAGCGGGCCGGCCATGCTCGTCGTTGCGGTCACGTTCGTCACGGCGGTCGCGCTGGCCTTCGTGGCCGGCAGGCGCTCCGCCTGA